A stretch of Gemmatimonadota bacterium DNA encodes these proteins:
- a CDS encoding TonB-dependent receptor: MRITSVVLLLLFSVWPAAAQETGSLAGRVATDDGMALFGANITVAGDAIEGLRGTTTDGEGAFRIDGLPPGVYEVTASFLGYESVTTAGVMISGGQTTTLDVGLAATTLIGEQVVVSASRKQEKLLDAPASISVVELDEIMDRPVLSVTDYIKDLSGVDQAKVGVSQSSTVIRGFNRTFTGSLLQMVDNRIARIASLRLNMGSSIPLTSEDIQRIEVVRGPGSALYGPNSANGVMHIVTRSPIGSEGNAFSLYGGERSLRKATFRHASSVDGKMGFKVSGEYSKAREWAYEDPAEVIPRDNDNERLLGEVRVDLRPTDDLSIIGSAGYSRIKAVQMTGQGAAQAVDWSTRFFQARSQYKGWFAQIFLNMNDAGDTKLLRTTQPIVDTSRLTVMQLQHNLAVGGRQQFTYGADVLLTRPNTGNTTHGQFEDRDNLDEYGLYVQSETTLNDQVSLMLAGRLDEHSKIEDPVFSPRAALVYKPSTESTLRLTYNRAFGTPSSVHYFLDLIAGSDPFGLGANFAALGLGPDRTIDLRTQGVNSQFTFRRGDNGLPMYRSPFAPVAGLPADTYLPMNDPASTNLLWGVARGAVLAQLTPQLQGLAVPIITQYLISLGLPAPNAAQLAAQQAAQLAAAFPGVIPSALPGLTNSLGVLDTGTGSFNPVDPASVRDVDPMRPSITETFEVGYKGVVGNKLVLTADFYRNKIHDFISSIHIVTPNVFLDPGPLASALGAGIAQQLALPENAQLAGALAVIDDPATGVGGDGNGSPVDELTRIFVGTAAAIPYGTVTPEEATDPNAVMLTYRNFGEVSYYGADLGFSYYPSDTWNLSGSYSFINENLFEKVDGIDDIPLNAPKHKLSLAIGLKPSGLPLNLGARMRYRGAFEMADGVYVGDVESHTVVDVSASYDFSKVTFSVEASNLLDKEYQAFVGAPMIGRLVMAGLALRF, encoded by the coding sequence ATGCGCATTACGAGCGTGGTTCTGCTCTTGCTGTTCAGTGTATGGCCGGCGGCGGCCCAGGAAACCGGCAGCCTGGCCGGCAGAGTCGCCACCGATGACGGCATGGCGTTGTTCGGCGCCAATATCACTGTCGCGGGCGACGCGATCGAAGGACTGCGGGGAACGACGACCGACGGCGAGGGGGCGTTCCGCATCGACGGCCTGCCGCCCGGCGTCTATGAAGTGACCGCTTCCTTCCTCGGTTACGAATCGGTCACCACGGCCGGCGTAATGATCAGCGGCGGCCAGACCACCACGCTGGACGTCGGCCTGGCGGCTACGACGCTGATCGGCGAGCAGGTCGTGGTTTCCGCGTCGCGCAAGCAGGAGAAGCTGCTCGACGCGCCGGCTTCCATATCCGTGGTGGAGCTGGACGAGATCATGGACCGGCCGGTCCTGTCGGTTACCGACTACATCAAGGACCTGAGCGGCGTGGACCAGGCCAAGGTCGGCGTTTCCCAGAGTTCCACCGTGATACGGGGATTCAACCGCACCTTCACCGGATCCCTTCTGCAGATGGTGGACAACCGGATCGCGCGCATCGCCTCGCTCCGGCTCAACATGGGCAGTTCCATACCCCTCACGAGCGAGGACATCCAGCGCATCGAAGTCGTCCGCGGTCCGGGGTCAGCCCTTTACGGCCCCAACAGCGCCAACGGGGTCATGCACATCGTGACCCGGTCGCCCATCGGTTCGGAGGGCAACGCCTTTTCCCTGTACGGCGGCGAACGCAGTCTGCGCAAGGCGACCTTCCGGCACGCCAGCAGCGTCGACGGGAAAATGGGGTTCAAGGTTTCCGGCGAGTACTCGAAGGCCCGGGAGTGGGCATACGAAGACCCCGCGGAGGTCATCCCCCGGGACAACGACAACGAACGCCTGCTCGGCGAAGTCCGGGTCGACCTGCGTCCGACCGACGACCTGTCCATCATCGGGTCGGCGGGGTATTCCCGGATCAAGGCCGTTCAGATGACCGGGCAGGGCGCGGCCCAGGCCGTCGACTGGTCTACCCGGTTCTTTCAGGCCCGCTCGCAGTACAAGGGATGGTTCGCGCAGATCTTTCTCAACATGAACGACGCGGGCGATACCAAGCTCCTGCGTACCACCCAGCCGATCGTGGATACCTCGCGGCTGACCGTGATGCAGCTCCAGCACAACCTTGCAGTGGGCGGCCGTCAGCAGTTCACTTACGGCGCCGACGTGCTGCTGACCCGGCCCAACACCGGGAACACGACCCACGGTCAGTTCGAAGACCGCGACAACCTGGACGAATACGGGCTGTACGTGCAAAGCGAAACGACCCTGAACGACCAGGTCAGCCTGATGCTGGCCGGCCGGCTGGACGAACACAGCAAGATCGAAGACCCGGTGTTCTCGCCCCGGGCGGCCCTGGTCTACAAGCCTTCGACGGAGAGCACGCTTCGGCTGACGTACAACCGGGCCTTCGGCACACCCAGTTCCGTGCATTACTTCCTCGATCTGATCGCGGGTTCCGATCCGTTCGGCCTGGGCGCGAACTTCGCCGCCCTGGGTCTGGGTCCGGACCGCACCATCGACCTGCGCACGCAGGGCGTCAACTCGCAGTTCACGTTCCGGCGCGGAGACAACGGCCTGCCCATGTACCGGTCGCCCTTCGCCCCCGTCGCGGGGCTGCCCGCGGACACCTATCTGCCCATGAACGATCCGGCCAGTACCAATCTCCTCTGGGGCGTGGCACGCGGGGCCGTGCTGGCGCAACTTACGCCGCAGCTCCAGGGGCTTGCGGTCCCCATCATCACGCAGTACCTGATTTCGCTCGGTCTTCCGGCTCCGAACGCCGCGCAGCTGGCGGCCCAGCAGGCGGCGCAACTGGCCGCCGCGTTCCCGGGCGTCATCCCGTCCGCCCTGCCGGGGCTCACGAATTCGCTGGGCGTACTGGACACGGGGACGGGTTCCTTCAATCCCGTCGATCCGGCATCGGTCAGGGACGTCGACCCGATGAGACCGTCCATTACCGAGACGTTTGAAGTGGGTTACAAGGGCGTCGTCGGCAACAAGCTGGTGCTGACCGCGGATTTCTACCGGAACAAGATTCACGATTTCATCAGTTCCATACACATCGTGACCCCCAACGTGTTCCTGGATCCCGGTCCGCTGGCCTCGGCCCTTGGCGCGGGTATCGCGCAGCAACTGGCCCTGCCGGAGAACGCGCAGCTGGCCGGGGCGCTCGCGGTGATCGATGATCCGGCCACGGGCGTGGGCGGCGACGGAAACGGGTCGCCGGTAGACGAGCTGACCCGGATCTTCGTGGGCACGGCGGCTGCGATCCCCTATGGCACGGTGACCCCGGAGGAAGCCACCGACCCCAATGCCGTGATGCTGACCTACCGCAACTTCGGTGAAGTTTCGTACTACGGCGCGGACCTCGGGTTCTCCTATTATCCCAGCGATACCTGGAACCTGTCGGGCAGCTATTCCTTCATCAACGAGAACCTGTTCGAGAAAGTGGACGGCATCGACGACATTCCATTGAACGCGCCAAAGCACAAGCTGTCCCTGGCCATCGGCCTGAAGCCGTCCGGCCTGCCGCTCAACCTCGGCGCACGCATGCGTTATCGCGGCGCTTTTGAAATGGCCGACGGGGTCTACGTCGGCGACGTGGAATCCCATACCGTCGTGGACGTGAGCGCTTCCTATGATTTCTCGAAGGTCACGTTCAGCGTGGAGGCCAGCAATCTGCTCGACAAGGAATACCAGGCCTTCGTCGGAGCGCCGATGATCGGGCGCCTGGTCATGGCGGGTCTCGCGTTGCGATTCTAA